From the Tripterygium wilfordii isolate XIE 37 chromosome 6, ASM1340144v1, whole genome shotgun sequence genome, one window contains:
- the LOC120000511 gene encoding alkaline/neutral invertase A, mitochondrial-like: protein MNTIIFLGNSTMKPSFRFLICRRNHAFLGFSSSKCHPDQHGLRDGVFKSGFHFDTRRDFSSNPSRISGFQRVIHNTQKCFCKPNSSFGLWRVVSRPFDNNTINRGIPVVVSAVSKVRDYSTSVETRVNENNFERIYVHNGIGVKQLVVERIDKDENVVGEESRIEVGTGGEKLNGESLEGVKAEIGSLKREETELEKEGWRLLNDAVVRYCGSPVGTMAANDPADKQPLNYDQVFIRDFVPSALAFLLRGEGEIVRNFLLHTLQLQSWEKTVDCYSPGQGLMPASFKVRHVPLDNDKFEEVLDPDFGESAIGRVAPVDSGLWWIILLRAYGKITGDYGLQERVDVQTGIKLILNLCLTDGFDMFPSLLVTDGSCMIDRRMGIHGHPLEIQALFYSALRCSREMLAVNDGSKNLVAAINNRLSALSFHIREYYWVDMKKINEIYRYKTEEYSMDATNKFNIYPEQIPAWLMDWIPEEGGYMIGNLQPANMDFRFFTLGNLWSVVSSLGTPKQNTAILNLIDAKWDELVGHMPLKICYPALEYEEWRIITGSDPKNTPWSYHNGGSWPTLLWQFTLACIKLGRLELAEKAVALAEKRLSADRWPEYYDTRSGRFIGKQSRLFQTWTIAGFLTSRLLLENPEKAALLFWEEDYDLLEICVCALSKSGRKKCSRVAAKSQILV, encoded by the exons ATGAATACGATTATATTCCTTGGTAATTCCACCATGAAACCCTCTTTTAGATTCCTCATATGTCGTCGAAACCATGCCTTTCTGGGTTTCTCATCTTCAAAATGCCACCCCGACCAACATGGCTTACGTGACGGAGTATTTAAATCTGGATTCCATTTTGACACAAGAAGGGATTTTTCCTCAAACCCTTCGCGAATTTCGGGCTTTCAACGCGTAATCCACAATACCCAGAAGTGTTTTTGCAAACCAAATTCAAGTTTTGGCCTGTGGAGAGTTGTTTCAAGGCCCTTTGATAATAATACGATCAATAGGGGTATTCCTGTCGTTGTGAGTGCTGTGTCCAAGGTTCGTGATTATTCAACTTCTGTTGAGACGAGGGTGAATGAGAACAACTTTGAGAGAATCTACGTGCATAATGGGATTGGTGTTAAGCAACTCGTGGTTGAGAGGATTGATAAAGATGAAAATGTTGTGGGAGAGGAGTCCAGGATAGAAGTTGGTACTGGTGGAGAAAAGCtgaatggagagagtttagaggGTGTGAAAGCCGAGATCGGTAGTCTTAAGAGGGAGGAGACTGAACTTGAGAAGGAGGGTTGGAGATTGTTGAATGATGCAGTTGTTAGGTATTGTGGGAGTCCTGTGGGAACGATGGCTGCAAATGATCCCGCGGATAAGCAGCCATTGAATTATGATCAGGTCTTTATTCGTGATTTTGTGCCTTCAGCCCTTGCATTCTTGCTTAGGGGAGAAGGAGAGATTGTGAGGAATTTCCTACTCCATACACTGCAATTGCAG AGTTGGGAGAAAACAGTGGACTGCTATAGTCCAGGGCAGGGATTGATGCCTGCAAGTTTTAAAGTGAGACATGTGCCGCTTGATAACGATAAATTTGAAGAAGTACTTGATCCTGATTTTGGAGAATCAGCTATTGGCCGTGTTGCACCTGTAGATTCTG GGCTGTGGTGGATTATTCTTTTAAGGGCATATGGAAAGATCACCGGTGACTATGGATTACAGGAAAGGGTTGACGTTCAGACAGGCATTAAACTGATACTAAACTTGTGCTTAACTGATGGTTTTGATATGTTCCCTTCTCTGCTAGTCACTGATGGCTCTTGCATGATAGACCGGCGAATGGGTATTCATGGTCACCCCTTGGAGATCCAA GCATTGTTTTACTCAGCATTACGGTGCTCCCGTGAGATGCTTGCCGTAAATGATGGTTCTAAAAATTTGGTGGCGGCTATAAATAATAGACTTAGTGCACTGTCATTCCACATTCGTGAATATTATTGGGTGGACATGAAAAAGATCAATGAGATTTACCGGTATAAAACAGAAGAGTATTCCATGGATGCCACAAACAAATTTAATATTTACCCTGAACAGATTCCTGCATGGCTTATGGATTGGATTCCAGAAGAAGGTGGCTACATGATTGGCAATCTTCAGCCAGCAAATATGGATTTTAGGTTCTTCACACTTGGAAATCTTTGGTCTGTTGTTTCATCTCTGGGTACACCGAAACAAAATACTGCTATTTTAAATCTGATTGATGCCAAATGGGATGAACTTGTGGGACACATGCCTCTTAAGATATGTTACCCTGCTTTAGAGTATGAAGAGTGGCGTATCATCACAGGCAGTGACCCAAAGAATAC GCCCTGGTCATATCACAATGGAGGATCATGGCCAACACTTCTGTGGCAG TTCACACTGGCATGTATTAAGCTGGGTAGATTGGAACTAGCCGAAAAGGCAGTTGCTTTAGCAGAGAAGAGGCTATCTGCTGACCGCTGGCCTGAGTATTATGACACCCGAAGTGGGAGGTTCATTGGGAAGCAATCTCGTTTGTTCCAAACATGGACCATTGCTGGATTCCTGACATCCAGATTGCTGTTGGAGAATCCAGAGAAGGCAGCCTTGTTATTCTGGGAGGAGGATTATGACCTTCTTGAGATATGTGTTTGTGCACTTAGCAAGAGTGGCCGGAAGAAATGTTCCCGTGTTGCTGCTAAGTCTCAGATTCTTGTTTGA